Genomic window (Nicotiana sylvestris chromosome 7, ASM39365v2, whole genome shotgun sequence):
AGTTGCTCCCCTTAATATTCACATTGGCCGCCTTCTAAAGCTTCATTaactatttcttttttctttttatacaTTGACAATATATTAAATATTTTAATGATATAAATTACCAACTAAagtaagaatatatatatatatatatatatatatatatatgtttatatGCCACAAATTTTGCACTCATCTAGTTGGTGCAAATATTGAGTGTGGTTATTTTTCTCAATTCGAACTATTATATAATTAGAATCCAATTAGTCATTCTTTATGCATGGTTAACTATTTAAGGAAAGCCCTACTATTGGGGGGGGGAAAGTTAATGAAAGAGGACGAAGTAGTCCTCATGAACATCACGTTTCTATACATTAATTAGATCacttaaaaattaataaaatataatgACTCATATAAGTAAAACTAATTACATGTATAATAAACCAAATAATATGCTAGAATAGGTAATCACACTAATAGTGCGTTATACCCAAAATAATTCCTTAATACTTTCATCCAGCGGACGACAAATCAATAGTGTCAATCAAAAATACTCTTTaattaaataatataaaatataaatatacgaTCGAAGTGAAGTTATTTTCCatactttttaaaaaagtttCATTAAAAGAGATGCAGAATATACAAAAGAGGTTGTGTAGCTCCCGTACATGAGAAGAGACTATGATTTGATTATGTTACTAACAAAGTCCAAGAATTGATCAGTGCTATTAATATGAAAGTTGCTCCAGCTAAATAACCTAAGCAAAGATCTAGCCTTTAAGGAGTGACTTGGAGTTGAAATTCCATCAAAAAAAACTTCACATGCACCAGCTCTCATATGCATCTTTAATTGTGTGGCATGACCCATTGAGTCCAAAAATAGAATAGAACATGTTCCGGAcagaggcggacccaggatttaAGTACAACGGTGGCACCAATGTATGTTAATTACTAACGATAAAATTCGATGCGAAACTCTTTTAAAACTTAATGATTATGATGACTTATCATCCAAATATAAACAAAATAAAGTCAAATGGGTGCTATAAAAAGGGAAGGTATTTGATTAAGCATGTCTCACACTTTAAATTTTCTAGTTTTAATTAAAAAGGGGGTTAGTGATCAAAAGGACGTTCAAACTTTAAATTATCAAAAACTTACTAAAGAAATCAATATTAAGGGCATGTTAATAATCAATTTGAGGGTTTTAATTTTAAGGGAggaatttgaaaaagaaagatTAATTAAGTAGACTATTATGTGTTAGTGCTAAACTataattaaattccaaaaaaatataaaagtataaAATAAAGTAATTTGCTAAGTATAAATTACCTTGTATTCAAagaattaaaatataaaatagaagaaaaagtaAGAACTAAAATAGAGAGGAGGAGAAAAGCGGAAGCTGGTTTCGATCACGCGTCCATCAAGCTAAGACGGGAACTTTAGCGCGGAACACCACTTCTCCCGTACAACATTTTGTATTTGGGGGCACAAGTAAATTATTTAAGGGGTCTCATATATATGTATAGatatatataacatatatatatggAATTTTTGCCGAGGCTAGCGGGGTCCCGTGAACATATATATATGGAATTTTTGCCGAGGCTAGCGGGGTCCCGTGACCCCTTAACCCACTAGGTGGGTCCGCCTCTGGTTCCAAAGTCAGCAACTATTGTACAATGTGTAAAAAGAGATGACTGATACTTTCCGAATTTTTTGAGACACATGTAACATCTGTTGGACAAGTTGAATGCTTCTTCCTTCAATGTTGTCCTGAGCAAAACATGCTTCAGTGAGGGGCTGAGGGCTGTCAAGTTGTATTTTCCTAGCTTTTTGACAGCCAAAACGGTCAGTAGAAATTCATAAACTTGAGGTGCAATCAAAACCTTTTTAAAATACACTGTGCAGGTAATGAGATTTCGATTTGGGATTGACATCAAGAAATGTCACAACAACATGTGAAGAAGTTCTAGGATACTTCAAAACCACCTCTGATGCCTCTTCTAATATGTCAGCATAGTCGGCCCAAACAACTATCAGTTTTTCCAGTACTCGTGCGTTCTTTAGGAAAAACCTTAGTAACTCCATCTCATTTTCTTCATATTTGAAACCAGCCAACTTAATCAACTTTAGATGAGATTCCAAGCACACAATGCTTTCACTGGGGTCATGCAGCCTCCAATTCTCATCCCAACCAAAATTCTCATCAGAAAATAAATTAAGAACCTCCAGATTAGGAGAATGCTTGAGCAATAATATCAtaacttgcatgcaaaattcaTCAATTCCCACTGTCAATTTTAAGGACTTGAGCTTATAAAACGTGACCGGAAAGTTTCTTACTTCATGAGATACACTATAAAGACCCGAAACGGAACCCATGCATAATTTCAAAGCTGATGTGGAATGGACATTCTTGATCATCTTATGCACAAGCATGCCAATTTCTTTTATATGGTCGTCTGGATCATAAAAGAAGATGTGAACAATTTCTATCGAGAAGGGATTCTCTATAATTATATCCTTTGCCATTGGAGCACCATATTTCAAGACCTTGAGATTTGGGCAAGAAATTTTGACACTACAATTGATGTAACTTTGACCATTGTTAATATAGTTTACTAGATACACATAAACCAAAGATGTCGAAGCAATATCAAGCACAGTCATAGCTCCAAAAGTACAATCTCCCAATatcaatttttctaggtgaggacATGTTGAGAATAAGCTACTTGTCAAATGCTCGTTTGATAACTCAACTTTCTCAAGATGCAGCAATTTGAGCTGACAAAATCCCAAATGATTAGGCAACTTAAGCATATCCCCAGACAACTGTAATTTCAAAACTTGCAAAGATTCACAAGTGACAACACAATATGGCAACTCAAATGGCTCATCGAGACAAATACTTAACACGAGTTCTCGAACATTTCGCTTTGTTATCACACGAATCCACCGGAAAATAGCCATCTTATCAAAAAAATTGCTAGAACAGAGTTTAAAGCAAGCAAGACTAGTGTTGGTTGCGCATTGGGAAATTAAGACCCAATTGATAAAATCTTTGAATTTCTCAGCCAGTTGCCAATCCCAAAGCCGTTTAACCCGTTCATTACCAAAGCGAATAATATCAAAATGCAAGTAAGGCATTGTCCTACATATATAGTTCCATCTTTTCGACAAAATGCTTAACTGAACCACATAAAAAATGTAAAGAAATGAAAGGATGTTGTGGAGTATTTCATCAGGCAAATAACTTATTTTGTCAATTCCTTCATTTGTACTGGTAATAGAAGCACCTAAAACCTTGGGTTTTGCTAATGATGTTTCCATTAAAAACTTTCGTTTTGAACAAATTAAAAAGCAGAGAACAGACTGATTTTTCGATGAATAGTGAGATTACCTTTGCGCCGGAAGTTTTTATCAGGCGAATACCGCCGGTCTTACAGAGAATGAGAGCGACCGAGAGGCGCCATTTTTGTGGGTCTGTATAAGGGTTTCCCAAATTATTTTCCGTTTCCAATTACTccctgcaacaacaacaacaacaacaacaacaacccagtataatcccacaagtgggtctggcagggtaatatgtacgcataACTTTCCCCTGCCCCaaaaggtagagaggctgttacaggagaccctcggctcaaaaaagcaacacgagccaatatattagtaccataaaaatgcataataaaataacaacagtagaaagagatatgaaatacagaatacgaaatacgaaatagatggctggtatagtaaaactagcgggtaaagccctgcatcaataacCGACCAATGatattcttagtctaactcctaactgactagtctcactctattgtgctgtagaaatattcacaactttcccctaacctacaaccttaatgctcgacctccataattctctGTCAAGGGTCATGCCCTCCGTAATCttaagtcgcgtcatgtcctgtctgatcacctctccccaatacttcttaggtcgccctctacttCTCCgtgtgcccactacagccagtcgctcacacctcctcaccggtgcatcagtgctcctcctctgaatgtgcccgaatcACCTGAGTctcacttcccgcatcttgtcctccctCTTTGCCAAATTATGAGGGCTTGTTTGGTACAAGTAATAAGGGATAACCAATATTgtaattaaatttgagatgagtttatttatatttggtTGGGATAAAATCGGGGTATAATTAATGTTGGAGTTAGTTATATTGGAATTGTAGTAATTTTTTTTATCCCTATGGGAGGGTGGGATAATTAATCCCAAAATACCCAATCCCAGAATAATTAATCATAGAATAACTTATTTCacgaccaaacgacccctaagggtcttccgaaaacagcctctctactttCTTTATGTGTGCGTATATTCTACTATCCCCAAATCCCACTAATAAAATTACACTGAGTTGTTGTTCGATAATTTTCTATAATTATAATAACTTTTTTATATAccctttaaatattttaaattataaattATTGTGACTTATATGTAATTGCAAAAAATTATTTAGAAAAATTTAAAGTTTCTATGTCCGACTTTATGATCAAAGTTAAAAAGGTTGACTCCCGAAATTCGAAAAATGTATCTTTTTGGGATGGAAGGAGGAATTATTTCggtccatttgtttttttttttaagtattCCGATCATACAAAATAAAGTGCATTCcactcaaaaaaaaattaaaatttttggagAAAGTGCACTTTCGATTCTTCAATGttaaaattttttaattttgaattaatTGACATATGATATTGTTCCCAACAAATTTTCGTAAGACGAAAAATAAACTGCAACAAAAATAATATGAAAAAAGtgattttattgataaatatttgTGAGTACAATTCTATGTATCCCTTGATTCTCCTCTCTAAAATTCTCCGTGATTCGAGGGCTTGAGAAACGTCtttctcgaatgtaggatgaTGTAGACCTACTTGTGATGTATTTAATCGCCAAGAACGTCGAGCAGCACTTTGTTGTTACGGGGTTGAATTGATCTCTCTATTTGTGGATGCCTTCACCAATTGCGGAGTGTTCTTCTCCAACTCTGAATGTCCCTTGAGAGTTAtgtaacccctctatttatagttgtagagGATGGACAGTCCAACTACATAAGAACTCTCTTGCTTGATTCTGATTGGCCCATGTCATTTTAGCCATTTGGCGACTTGTGGTTGGTTCTTGCTTTTTTACTTGGATTGCCACATCATTTAACACGTGGCGTCACCTTATTGGCCTGGAGTTTGACTGGACATGCCATGTCACATGGCATGAGTTTGGGCCTTAAGATGAAATGGACTTTGGgcctgaaaataataaaatgtcaCAAGTCGTCAAATTTGTAAAGGCTGAAGAATCAAAAGTGTTCATGTCAATTAATTGGATGTTAAATCTTTTTTAACTAGATTCACATTTAACTGAAGGTTAAATATACTTAACTGAAAATGATTAAAATTAGAATTTGTCGATATCTTAGGGACTAACACTAACATCTATTTATGTTTTATCACCCATTAGTCTGTAATTTTTATAATGAAAATAAGTGATGACGTTATAACTAAAAAATAGCTGCTTAGCAACAACTTAAAAAGAAATTGAAGGAAATTAGTGATCTACCACAGTTGAGATGGAGGGTTCAAAATTTCAAGAAGTCGCGAAAAAAgctttataaataaaaaaatagaaatagcttcagaataaaaaaagaaaactCAACAATCCATGAGAGTTTAAACATCACAATATCAATGTGTAAACCTCTCAAGATGACTCAAAATCGTCCTCATACACATCCAAGGACAAATTAATAAACATCTCTTCACTATAaaacctaaaaaaaaaaaaaaaatattcgcaaaattttgatatgtatgaatggAGTGAGATTAAAAAagtccaaaataaaataaaataaaataaaataaaataaatatataagttCCATGCTAATTGGATCTCTCCTTGAGCTTCTTGGTAATGGCAAAGATAGCACCAGCCACAGCAACAACAACTCCTGAGATAATCATAGCAGTCTTGAAATTTTGTAGTGcatcttttctatctttttcttttttcattttctccaaTTTTTCCTTTGCCTGCATTAGAAATGTTTTTACAAGGGGGAAAAAATCACAAATATGAAGGGAAAAAATACAACATTTTAttcaagaaaaagagaaaaataccaTGGTTTAATTTTTCCCATGCATGCAAATTATTCTTCTGTCAAGATTTTATCGAGACAAATATTATATTGCTTGTAAGCCAGAACTAGTTATTTTGATTTGTGAAAGATTGTTACAAACTTGCCAAGATGATACCTAATAATAAGTTTAACTGATATACAGTACTGATGGAGTAAAAACTTATTTTACACTATCAGATTACTTAAAAATCTACATATAAACCTCTATAAAGTAAAACTTGTAATCTTGAAATAAAACATGTCTCTTTGCTACAACAGGTATAATATTGATAGGGTTAAATTTTTTGTTATAGATGTGTTTATGTGTTAGATGAATTCCAGCAGAGGCGGAACCAAGATTTAAAGTTAGTAGGTTCGGATTTTAGTTCTTTTAAGCTACTAGGTTCTAAATTAAGAATTTGTACAcattcaatgaatttcttaagatAAATTCTGGATTTGAACCCATTATAACCAAAGTTAATGGGTTCGGCAGAACCAGTAACACGTACACTAGCTCCGCCCCTGAACATCAAAGTTTTACTATTGAAGCGAATCTGCTGAATGAGATGCAAATAAGGTATGATATTTTCTTGAAAAGAAAATTGATGCATAAAAAGGACAGACAAATGAggcaaaatattttcaaaatttccTTATTAGGTACTTTtaattggtatatatatatattatctgtTTAGTAGACTGTATCAAGAGTCTCTGATTTTTTCAGAAAAAAGATGGAGATCCAATGTTATCGTTTTTCTTCACAAACACCTTTTTTTTGTAGATCATAAACGATTTATGGTTTCGAGATGTGGAAGCAGTCATTAATGCTTGCATTGTGGTAGGTTGTCTATATTACACCCTTTAGGATGCAGCCATTTTCGGAACCCTGCACGAATACCGAATACTTTATGCACCGGACTGCAGATCATAAATGAGAACAAGGAAATCACTACCTCTTTTTCAAGTGAGGAAGAAACTTGTGATGATACTGGATCAACCTGAAAGTCATTATTCTTCTGTGGATTCAACTCTTTTTCAGCATCAACTGTTGGAAAACTTTCACCTCCACTTGCCATTTCttttatacaaaaaatatttaacctgaaataactcttttttctctcttttgttgCTTTACTTCACTCTGTTTATGTAATTGTGGAAGGTTATTAAAACACAGAAAATATGTGCTTTTGCTTCCAAAAGTAGGATAAAAAAAATACCTCACCTAACACATGGATGACATTCCTTAAAATGCTATCATCAATAGAGGATCTCAACTACTTTTTATTCTTTGCTTCAACTGCCTAGAAAATGTTGATGATTATGTTttacaagaaaaaaaaagttcattACAACAAATTACAATTT
Coding sequences:
- the LOC104219556 gene encoding uncharacterized protein — encoded protein: MASGGESFPTVDAEKELNPQKNNDFQVDPVSSQVSSSLEKEAKEKLEKMKKEKDRKDALQNFKTAMIISGVVVAVAGAIFAITKKLKERSN
- the LOC104219557 gene encoding FBD-associated F-box protein At2g26860-like yields the protein METSLAKPKVLGASITSTNEGIDKISYLPDEILHNILSFLYIFYVVQLSILSKRWNYICRTMPYLHFDIIRFGNERVKRLWDWQLAEKFKDFINWVLISQCATNTSLACFKLCSSNFFDKMAIFRWIRVITKRNVRELVLSICLDEPFELPYCVVTCESLQVLKLQLSGDMLKLPNHLGFCQLKLLHLEKVELSNEHLTSSLFSTCPHLEKLILGDCTFGAMTVLDIASTSLVYVYLVNYINNGQSYINCSVKISCPNLKVLKYGAPMAKDIIIENPFSIEIVHIFFYDPDDHIKEIGMLVHKMIKNVHSTSALKLCMGSVSGLYSVSHEVRNFPVTFYKLKSLKLTVGIDEFCMQVMILLLKHSPNLEVLNLFSDENFGWDENWRLHDPSESIVCLESHLKLIKLAGFKYEENEMELLRFFLKNARVLEKLIVVWADYADILEEASEVVLKYPRTSSHVVVTFLDVNPKSKSHYLHSVF